The sequence GAAACTTGTCTCGGAACCCCAGCGGTCCCTGTAGTCTTCGACGATCTGCTCTGCTGATTCTTGTGTGATGGCGCGGTTCGTGATGAACGCGATATGACTGTCATCTTCACTAATGCCGGCGGCGACGATACGGTTCACCTTCGTCTTCGCATATGGCTTCGTTTTCCGTTCCATGGTGGACCCCAGCTCGAAATTCACGTCCTTGTCTTCTGGGCGGTTTTCCCACAACTCTTTGGACTTCTTCGTTATCTGCGCCCGGATGATGAACGGATAACCCGCCCTCTGTAGGTCTACAACCAACTGAGTGTCGTAGTAGCCGCGGTCCATGTACACCTGTTTGACGGTGACGTGTTCTTCGGCACGCTCAATCAGGTCTAAAACGGATGCACGCATCTCTTCTCGGTTGGTGACCGGGACGACGCCGAGTGTGAACCGGCGGCCATGGTCGCCAACGATGCATATCGTGGCGAATTTGTATCCGTAACTTGTCCCCGCCTTTGGCTTGATGTTCGTCACCATCGGCAGGTTCCGGTCACCGTAAAATGGTACTGCGTTTTCGTCGATTGCAAGGTCTACCGGCTTGTCGAATAGACCGTGCTCTTTGGCGACCTGGAAGAGCCGGTCATTCAGTTCGTCGAACAACGTGAACAACTCGTCCGGGTCGAATTTCCGGAGATGATGAATGAGTGAGTCGCCGGTTGGTACCGATGGGTCATCTTCTTCGACGATGTCTGCAACTTCGTCTTTGAACCCTTCCGCGCCGTTGTTTGCAAAACTGTTCTCCAGGCCAAGGTGCGCGAGCAGGTCGAGATAATCGTTATCGGAATACCTCGTCGGTCCTTCTCGGTGAAGTTCAATCCCGCTGTACAGCCAGTCGCGTGTGTTCTGGAGTACTTCTTTGCGTTTTTGCTTTTTCCTCCGCTTTTTCGTCCGAGATGACTCGCCAGATGGCGGGTCAGGTTCATACGCAGCTGTATCAAGCGGGAGCGCTTGGTCGTGAATGTATTCGACGATCTCCTCAGCTGCAGATTCGATGGTGTCGCGGGCTTCAGAGATGAAATACTCATTCCACCAACGCGACAGTACAGACCGGTCGGGTATCTGTGCAGGGTCGAACCCCAGCTTTCGTGCAGTGGAAGGAGTATCCTGGAGGCCATCACTGAGGTCCTGAATGAAGTCTAGCCCTCGGAGGTGACGGTACAGGTGTGCGCGAACCATTGACTCCGCACTGAACGGCGACCGGTCCCCGCCATCAATACCTTCGCGCACGATTGGTGAGACGTCGATGGATGTTGCGATTCGTACCGTATCGATATCTGATTCGTCTGCCTCATCGAGTAGCGCGGCTACCTGCTGGCGAGCGTCCAGCCCGGGTAGCGTGGTCGATGAGGCGTCGTTCATACGTATCTAATGGTCCAATTTGGAGTTAGTTCGTGGCGTGTCGCTTCCGGAAAAGAGTTCGTAACAACGGGATAAATGGGCTTGCTAACGGGTTCGCGTTGTGGAATTCCGGGTTCTCGCAAAATCAAACACCGCTCCAAATTGGAGTGAAAGGTAGACCCAAGTCGACCCCGGTTCAGAGTGTATTCATGAGTGAAGCGATTCTAGAGTTTCTTGACGCCAAGGGTGGCGTTGGCTTACTCGTCGCACTTTATGATGACGAACGCACCTACTCCGATATCTTGGAAGACATAGATGCCTCATCTTCAACACTCTCAGAACGCCTCGGTGATGCTGAAGAGGCCGGTTTAATCGATTCCAAGAAAGGGCACCGTCACGGTCACCGAACAGATTTCTACAAAACAACAGAACTGGGCTACAAGATTGCAACCCGGCTAGCACAGGAAGGCGTAGTCAAGAACTATCGGTCGATGATGACGCTCAAAGAGCAGGTGGAAGACGGGACAGAGACAGTAAAGGAAGCGATTGCCGAAGGAGACATCGACATTAGGGGATATGCCGACCCACGGAAGAGTGGCCGCGAACGCTACGAAGAAATAAGAGAGGCAGCGGATCCACTGGAGGAGCTACCAGCCGGTATGTTGGAAAAGGAATCTGACCAAGACGATAACGTGGAAGAACGTGAAGAAGATGAGGACAAACAAGCTCAGGAGAGAACACTCGATGCCTGGGAAGTGGCTGAAGAACAGTCATCTTCGGCGGATTCTGAAGATAATGAATCGGGGTAGTATTACCTAAACCAATGGAATACATGCGACAGTGATGCGGGCGTCTGTTACTATGCCAGTTGTATAGAGATGACATTTATAAATAAATGGTAACAATATATGGTGAATGGGTAGTGCTACACGCACCCGCTCCCCCAGCAGCCAGGCTGGGTACGATGATGCAAAAGAGTTGATGCAGGAAGCCGCCGAGTCGGGTCATGCGCAAGCGGCTGTTGATGTTGGTGTGAAAGCCGCATTAGCTGTGCAACCAAATGGGCCCTCAAAGTATCTCATATACACGTATACTAAGCATACAGCAAAACTGGTCCAGGAAAGCCAGAAAAACGGGGTCGAATCAGGCATCAAAGCGGTGGGACAAGACATTGTCACATCAGAGTTAGCCGGGGCTGCCGGGGACGAGTTAGTCAATGAAGCACAGAATGCTGTTTCGCAAGCTGCCCAAGAAGATATTGTGAAACAAGGTACCAGTGGCGCGAATAAAAATCTCTCAAACCCAGTGGAGATGGCCACCAAAGCAGCGATTTCCGAAACTATGAGTCAGGGCGCTAATGCCCTAATTACGGATACTGACGATGAGTGAAGACGACACTACCCGGAAACAAGAAGAAAATATCAGAAGTTTCTTAGATGAGCATGGGCA is a genomic window of Halanaeroarchaeum sulfurireducens containing:
- a CDS encoding transposase — protein: MNDASSTTLPGLDARQQVAALLDEADESDIDTVRIATSIDVSPIVREGIDGGDRSPFSAESMVRAHLYRHLRGLDFIQDLSDGLQDTPSTARKLGFDPAQIPDRSVLSRWWNEYFISEARDTIESAAEEIVEYIHDQALPLDTAAYEPDPPSGESSRTKKRRKKQKRKEVLQNTRDWLYSGIELHREGPTRYSDNDYLDLLAHLGLENSFANNGAEGFKDEVADIVEEDDPSVPTGDSLIHHLRKFDPDELFTLFDELNDRLFQVAKEHGLFDKPVDLAIDENAVPFYGDRNLPMVTNIKPKAGTSYGYKFATICIVGDHGRRFTLGVVPVTNREEMRASVLDLIERAEEHVTVKQVYMDRGYYDTQLVVDLQRAGYPFIIRAQITKKSKELWENRPEDKDVNFELGSTMERKTKPYAKTKVNRIVAAGISEDDSHIAFITNRAITQESAEQIVEDYRDRWGSETSFRVAGDFRAKTTSKSYAVRVFYYLFSMLLYNVYILTNAVVRQALGIPPSDTPPITAKDVLRELRRFFTPPPSP
- a CDS encoding winged helix-turn-helix domain-containing protein, whose protein sequence is MSEAILEFLDAKGGVGLLVALYDDERTYSDILEDIDASSSTLSERLGDAEEAGLIDSKKGHRHGHRTDFYKTTELGYKIATRLAQEGVVKNYRSMMTLKEQVEDGTETVKEAIAEGDIDIRGYADPRKSGRERYEEIREAADPLEELPAGMLEKESDQDDNVEEREEDEDKQAQERTLDAWEVAEEQSSSADSEDNESG